A portion of the Nitrosopumilus sp. genome contains these proteins:
- a CDS encoding DUF5654 family protein: MADDAKPTMKTEILDKIAALVTAAFGLVAALAWNDAIKTIFKEVFGEQSTIGPMLLYAIVVTIIAVILTIIVARAVSNAKGS, encoded by the coding sequence ATGGCTGACGACGCAAAACCAACTATGAAGACTGAAATCCTAGACAAGATTGCAGCACTTGTTACTGCAGCCTTTGGTCTGGTAGCAGCTTTGGCATGGAATGATGCAATAAAGACAATCTTCAAAGAAGTTTTTGGAGAACAATCAACTATTGGTCCAATGTTATTATATGCAATTGTGGTTACGATTATAGCTGTAATTCTTACAATAATTGTCGCTCGTGCAGTATCTAATGCAAAGGGATCTTAA
- a CDS encoding Lrp/AsnC ligand binding domain-containing protein, protein MVTCDKGHIYDIIEKIQSIPAVIDISHIKGFYDVLVHLNGSNDSTKETINTKIKPIDGITSTLTLFCT, encoded by the coding sequence TTGGTCACATGTGATAAGGGACACATATATGATATAATTGAAAAAATACAGTCAATTCCTGCTGTAATTGATATAAGCCATATCAAAGGATTTTATGATGTTTTAGTTCATCTAAATGGTTCAAATGATTCCACAAAGGAAACAATTAACACCAAAATAAAACCCATTGATGGTATAACTTCTACTCTCACGTTGTTTTGCACGTAG
- a CDS encoding C2H2-type zinc finger protein: MVSVDSIRKLKCKECGSRFKYPERLEKHKEIAHNKKKEKCRACGTEFHSSENLRKHKKICTERV, from the coding sequence ATGGTGTCAGTAGATAGTATAAGAAAACTAAAATGTAAAGAATGTGGATCGAGGTTCAAGTATCCTGAAAGACTAGAAAAACATAAAGAAATTGCACACAATAAGAAAAAGGAAAAATGTAGAGCATGTGGTACTGAGTTTCATTCTTCTGAAAATCTAAGAAAACATAAAAAAATTTGCACGGAAAGAGTTTGA